The following are encoded together in the Oncorhynchus gorbuscha isolate QuinsamMale2020 ecotype Even-year linkage group LG03, OgorEven_v1.0, whole genome shotgun sequence genome:
- the LOC124031762 gene encoding helicase ARIP4-like isoform X2, translating into MSDEETSGRHMEPHCLNSGEEDENDGDDEDDIPDQGNGEGDYSERGKLHACYTLSGHPTHPSRRLSMLLLEESETFTDQPHSAPFSSENEAQGGDSARWQCTAPSTSPSGETPTHPSRPSSRPESQSPSRSLRETKKSSLSYSNKPAHMRRNIRMLLREHQLEAVTKAAQQEELERRQRLEQQRKEGHFPVPLLPEYTPGDQSVSASVAERDHVICLSTSYSSTNVSEDDSKALITEAHAPKQDVIELSSDEDDALQISSESTNEEEEDRSAGPEATGAHANDAVNQPDAQGRVLVNLNHPTEEADLFLSPQLARVVKPHQIGGIRFLYDNLVESLERYESSGGFGCILAHSMGLGKTLQVISFIDVVLRHTQAHTVLAIVPVNTLQNWLAEFNLWVPTFDALPVDVDPTQVSPRTFKVHILNDEHKTTTTRAKVISDWSRDGGVLLMGYEMYRLLSLKKSFVAGRKKSKKAQGPVVIDLDEEDRHQELLKGIEKALSRPGPDMVICDEGHRIKNCHASTSQALKNIRTRRRVVLTGYPLQNNLIEYWCMVDFVRPDFLGTRQEFSNMFERPILNGQCVDSTPQDVQLMRYRSHVLHSLLEGFVQRRGHDVLRDQLPSKDEHVILVRLSPLQRALYTEFMNRFREAGNSGWLSLNPLKAFCVCCKIWNHTDVLYETLQKENLANEQDLDLDDITNSHARCPAPNQKGKTPEDPNSIGGLSLNALQEKANQVITYEWAKEIMSDYKPGILENSAKMVLLFHLIDESVRKGDKILVFSQSLSTLSVIEEFLAKRPIPAGSAREGHNQNWLRNHNYYRLDGSTSASERERLINQFNDPSNTSTLVFLLSTRAGCLGVNLIGANRVVVFDASWNPCHDAQAVCRVYRYGQKKPCHIFRLVCDFTLEKKIYDRQISKQGMSDRVVDDLNPMLSFTRREVESLLHFVEEEPDVSQVQLQSRQEMEASIRQACQLYPHLVTKQPFHHDSLLVDRREMKLTKAEKKAAKKSYEDEKRASVPYTRPSYAHYYPASDQSLTNIPAFSQRNWRPPPRQEEKPVASVRPVQSTPIPMLPRQASHASASTADSDSSSGFPVNYLQKAGVFVQKIVTTTDIVIPGTNSSTDVKARISAGESIHVIRGTKGTYIRTCDGRIFAIRAASKLKAGEENSAVAPKNTQKASEDSANGTSGCVTRPLSPDSPEILSELQRYTAASGNKIQQQQASKALSAGSLDTALAESTNGSSVTSHVKPWGETTAQPNTDSTAALDLKGTKRKASTPSADEWANNKQLAPGKRTSAPLPPRGFPFTRGYGLPPMGLNPAMLGSIEQPLFMGTGSPYFQPHSQMGDPCLMFPMTSDPFGLGDGTLTSSSSRSSSSTTTSSSSAASDSASLAPFMLGAGMAGMLPPDFPMSYGQSVGMYPSSLLPGGLPAATPGPAGSSFLSHFPSSGLMGAGLGRSDAHGSAENAGSSSDSDDDDVIEVTGQ; encoded by the exons acCAGCCTCATAGCGCTCCCTTCAGCTCGGAGAATGAAGCGCAGGGAGGGGACTCTGCGAGATGGCAGTGCACCGCCCCATCTACCTCACCCTCGGGGGAGACGCCGACCCACCCCTCTCGACCGTCCTCACGGCCCGAGAGCCAAAGCCCCTCGCGGTCCCTGAGGGAAACCAAAAAGAGCTCCCTCTCCTACTCCAACAAACCCGCACACATGAGGAGGAACATCAG AATGCTGTTGAGGGAGCACCAGTTGGAGGCGGTGACCAAAGCTGCCCAGCAGGAGGAGCTAGAGAGGCGGCAGAGGCTGGAGCAGCAGAGGAAGGAAGGGCACTTCCCCGTTCCCCTGCTACCCGAGTACACtccag GAGATCAGAGTGTGTCTGCTAGCGTGGCCGAACGGGACCATGTGATATGCCTGAGCACCAGTTACAGCAGCACTAATGTCAGCGAGGACGACTCCAAGGCTCTGATCACAGAAGCACACGCCCCAAAACAAG ACGTGATCGAGCTGAGCTCCGACGAGGACGACGCCCTACAGATCAGCAGCGAGTCCaccaatgaggaggaggaggaccggtCGGCGGGACCCGAGGCGACCGGCGCCCACGCAAACGACGCTGTGAACCAACCGGACGCCCAGGGGCGTGTCTTGGTCAACCTGAACCACCCAACCGAGGAGGCAGACCTGTTCCTCTCCCCTCAGCTGGCCCGGGTCGTCAAACCTCATCAG ATCGGTGGGATCCGTTTCCTCTATGACAACCTGGTTGAGTCTCTGGAGCGCTATGAGAGCAGCGGTGGCTTCGGCTGTATCCTGGCCCACAGCATGGGCCTGGGCAAGACCCTGCAGGTCATCTCCTTCATAGACGTTGTGCTCAGACACACCCAGGCCCACACTGTGCTCGCCATCGTGCCT gTCAACACGCTACAGAACTGGCTGGCCGAATTTAACCTCTGGGTCCCGACCTTTGATGCGCTACCCGTGGACGTGGACCCCACCCAGGTCTCCCCGCGCACCTTCAAGGTCCACATCCTGAACGACGAGCACAA AACCACGACTACCAGAGCGAAGGTGATCTCTGACTGGTCGCGGGACGGCGGCGTGCTCCTGATGGGATATGAGATGTATCGCCTGCTGTCCCTGAAGAAGAGCTTTGTGGCGGGCCGGAAGAAGTCCAAGAAGGCCCAAGGACCGGTGGTCATCGACCTGGACGAAGAGGACCGGCATCAGGAGCTCCTCAAAG GCATAGAGAAGGCCCTGTCTCGCCCCGGCCCGGACATGGTGATCTGTGACGAGGGCCACCGCATTAAGAACTGCCACGCCAGCACCTCGCAGGCCCTGAAGAACATCCGTACCCGGCGGCGTGTGGTCCTCACGGGATACCCCCTCCAGAACAACCTGATAGAGTACTGGTGCATGGTGGACTTTGTCAGGCCTGACTTCCTGGGCACCAGGCAGGAGTTCAGTAACATGTTTGAGAGGCCCATTCTGAACGGGCAGTGTGTGGACAGCACGCCGCAGGACGTCCAACTGATGAGATACCGAAGTCATGTCCTCCATAGCCTGCTGGAGGGCTTTGTCCAGAG GCGTGGTCACGACGTGTTGAGAGACCAGCTCCCCTCCAAGGATGAGCACGTGATACTGGTGCGACTGTCGCCCCTGCAGAGGGCCCTCTACACAGAGTTTATGAACCGCTTCAGAGAGGCAGGCAACAGCGGCTGGCTCAGCCTCAACCCACTCAAGGCCTTCTGCGTCTgctgcaag ATCTGGAACCACACAGACGTGCTGTACGAGACACTGCAGAAGGAGAATCTGGCCAATGAGCAGGACCTGGACCTGGATGACATCACCAACAGCCACGCCCGCTGCCCCGCCCCCAACCAGAAGGGCAAGACTCCGGAGGACCCCAACAGCATCGGAGGGCTGAGTCTCAACGCTCTGCAGGAGAAGGCCAATCAGGTCATCACCTACGAATGG GCGAAGGAGATCATGTCTGACTATAAGCCAGGGATTTTGGAGAACTCTGCTAAGATGGTCCTGCTGTTCCACCTGATCGACGAGAGCGTCAGGAAGGGAGACAAGATCTTGGTCTTCAG CCAGAGTTTGTCCACCCTCTCGGTCATCGAGGAATTCTTGGCCAAGAGGCCCATACCGGCGGGCAGTGCCAGAGAGGGCCACAACCAAAACTGGCTCCGCAACCACAACTACTACA GACTGGATGGGAGCACGTCtgcctccgagagagagagactcatcaaCCAGTTCAACGACCCGTCCAACACCTCCACTTTGGTCTTTCTGCTTTCCACCAG GGCTGGCTGCCTGGGGGTAAACCTGATCGGGGCTAACCGCGTGGTGGTTTTCGATGCCTCCTGGAACCCCTGTCACGACGCCCAGGCTGTGTGTAGAGTATACCGCTACGGCCAGAAGAAACCCTGCCACATCTTCCGCCTGGTCTGTGACTTCACCCTGGAGAAGAAGATCTACGACCGACAGATCTCCAAGCAGGGCATGTCTG ACCGAGTGGTGGATGACCTGAACCCCATGCTGTCGTTCACACGGCGGGAGGTGGAGTCTCTGCTGCACTTTGTGGAGGAGGAGCCTGACGTGTCACAGGTGCAGCTGCAGTCCCGCCAGGAGATGGAGGCGAGCATCAGACAGGCCTGCCAGCTCTACCCTCACTTAGTCACCAAG CAACCCTTCCACCACGATTCTCTCCTGGTGGACCGGCGGGAGATGAAGCTCACCAAAGCAGAGAAGAAGGCTGCCAAAAAGAGCTACGAGGACGAGAAGCGTGCGTCGGTGCCCTACACGCGGCCCTCTTACGCCCACTACTACCCCGCCAGCGACCAGAGCCTCACCAACATCCCTGCCTTCAGCCAGCGCAACTG GCGCCCACCCCCTCGCCAAGAGGAGAAGCCCGTGGCCAGCGTCCGCCCCGTTCAGTCAACTCCAATTCCCATGTTGCCTCGCCAGGCGTCCCATGCCTCCGCCTCCACGGCAGATTCCGACTCCAGCTCGGGCTTTCCCGTCAACTACCTGCAGAAGGCAGGCGTCTTCGTCCAGAAGATCGTCACCACCACAGATATCGTGATACCAGGAACCAACAGTTCAACTGATGTCAAGGCCAGGATCAGTGCAGGAGAGAGCATCCATGTCATCAGAGGAACTAAAGGGACCTACATCAGAACCTGTGACGGGAGGATCTTTGCCATCCGTGCTGCAAGCAAGCTCAAGGCAGGGGAGGAGAACTCAGCCGTTGCACCCAAAA acACCCAGAAGGCATCGGAGGACTCGGCGAACGGCACCAGCGGCTGTGTGACTCGCCCGCTCTCCCCTGACAGCCCCGAGATCCTGAGCGAGCTCCAGAGGTACACAGCTGCATCCGGAAACAAGATCCAGCAGCAGCAGGCCTCCAAGGCTCTGTCTGCAGGATCCTTGGACACGGCGCTGGCAGAGAGCACCAATGGCAGCAGCGTGACCAGCCATGTCAAGCCCTGGGGAGAGACCACGGCCCAGCCCAACACAGACTCCACGGCCGCCCTGGACCTGAAGGGCACCAAGCGCAAAGCCTCCACCCCGTCTGCCGACGAATGGGCCAACAACAAGCAGCTGGCCCCCGGCAAGCGCACCTCGGCCCCGTTGCCCCCCCGGGGCTTTCCCTTCACCAGGGGTTACGGCCTCCCGCCCATGGGCCTCAACCCGGCCATGCTGGGTTCCATTGAGCAACCCCTTTTCATGGGAACTGGCTCGCCCTACTTCCAGCCCCACAGCCAGATGGGTGACCCCTGTCTCATGTTCcccatgacctctgaccccttCGGCCTGGGTGACGGCACCCTAACTAGCTCCTCCTCCAggtcttcctcctccaccactaccagcTCCTCCTCGGCTGCCTCTGACTCGGCCTCCCTGGCTCCCTTCATGCTGGGTGCTGGTATGGCTGGCATGCTGCCCCCAGATTTCCCCATGTCCTACGGCCAGTCCGTGGGCATGTACCCGAGCTCGCTGCTCCCTGGGGGGCTCCCGGCCGCCACCCCAGGCCCCGCTGGCTCCAGCTTCCTCTCCCACTTCCCCTCCTCTGGCCTGATGGGGGCGGGGCTGGGTCGCTCTGACGCCCACGGCTCGGCAGAGAACGCAGGTAGTAGCTCAGACAGCGATGACGATGATGTCATTGAGGTGACTGGACAATGA
- the LOC124031762 gene encoding helicase ARIP4-like isoform X5: MMDQPHSAPFSSENEAQGGDSARWQCTAPSTSPSGETPTHPSRPSSRPESQSPSRSLRETKKSSLSYSNKPAHMRRNIRMLLREHQLEAVTKAAQQEELERRQRLEQQRKEGHFPVPLLPEYTPGDQSVSASVAERDHVICLSTSYSSTNVSEDDSKALITEAHAPKQDVIELSSDEDDALQISSESTNEEEEDRSAGPEATGAHANDAVNQPDAQGRVLVNLNHPTEEADLFLSPQLARVVKPHQIGGIRFLYDNLVESLERYESSGGFGCILAHSMGLGKTLQVISFIDVVLRHTQAHTVLAIVPVNTLQNWLAEFNLWVPTFDALPVDVDPTQVSPRTFKVHILNDEHKTTTTRAKVISDWSRDGGVLLMGYEMYRLLSLKKSFVAGRKKSKKAQGPVVIDLDEEDRHQELLKGIEKALSRPGPDMVICDEGHRIKNCHASTSQALKNIRTRRRVVLTGYPLQNNLIEYWCMVDFVRPDFLGTRQEFSNMFERPILNGQCVDSTPQDVQLMRYRSHVLHSLLEGFVQRRGHDVLRDQLPSKDEHVILVRLSPLQRALYTEFMNRFREAGNSGWLSLNPLKAFCVCCKIWNHTDVLYETLQKENLANEQDLDLDDITNSHARCPAPNQKGKTPEDPNSIGGLSLNALQEKANQVITYEWAKEIMSDYKPGILENSAKMVLLFHLIDESVRKGDKILVFSQSLSTLSVIEEFLAKRPIPAGSAREGHNQNWLRNHNYYRLDGSTSASERERLINQFNDPSNTSTLVFLLSTRAGCLGVNLIGANRVVVFDASWNPCHDAQAVCRVYRYGQKKPCHIFRLVCDFTLEKKIYDRQISKQGMSDRVVDDLNPMLSFTRREVESLLHFVEEEPDVSQVQLQSRQEMEASIRQACQLYPHLVTKQPFHHDSLLVDRREMKLTKAEKKAAKKSYEDEKRASVPYTRPSYAHYYPASDQSLTNIPAFSQRNWRPPPRQEEKPVASVRPVQSTPIPMLPRQASHASASTADSDSSSGFPVNYLQKAGVFVQKIVTTTDIVIPGTNSSTDVKARISAGESIHVIRGTKGTYIRTCDGRIFAIRAASKLKAGEENSAVAPKSSNPNSTLNTQKASEDSANGTSGCVTRPLSPDSPEILSELQRYTAASGNKIQQQQASKALSAGSLDTALAESTNGSSVTSHVKPWGETTAQPNTDSTAALDLKGTKRKASTPSADEWANNKQLAPGKRTSAPLPPRGFPFTRGYGLPPMGLNPAMLGSIEQPLFMGTGSPYFQPHSQMGDPCLMFPMTSDPFGLGDGTLTSSSSRSSSSTTTSSSSAASDSASLAPFMLGAGMAGMLPPDFPMSYGQSVGMYPSSLLPGGLPAATPGPAGSSFLSHFPSSGLMGAGLGRSDAHGSAENAGSSSDSDDDDVIEVTGQ; encoded by the exons acCAGCCTCATAGCGCTCCCTTCAGCTCGGAGAATGAAGCGCAGGGAGGGGACTCTGCGAGATGGCAGTGCACCGCCCCATCTACCTCACCCTCGGGGGAGACGCCGACCCACCCCTCTCGACCGTCCTCACGGCCCGAGAGCCAAAGCCCCTCGCGGTCCCTGAGGGAAACCAAAAAGAGCTCCCTCTCCTACTCCAACAAACCCGCACACATGAGGAGGAACATCAG AATGCTGTTGAGGGAGCACCAGTTGGAGGCGGTGACCAAAGCTGCCCAGCAGGAGGAGCTAGAGAGGCGGCAGAGGCTGGAGCAGCAGAGGAAGGAAGGGCACTTCCCCGTTCCCCTGCTACCCGAGTACACtccag GAGATCAGAGTGTGTCTGCTAGCGTGGCCGAACGGGACCATGTGATATGCCTGAGCACCAGTTACAGCAGCACTAATGTCAGCGAGGACGACTCCAAGGCTCTGATCACAGAAGCACACGCCCCAAAACAAG ACGTGATCGAGCTGAGCTCCGACGAGGACGACGCCCTACAGATCAGCAGCGAGTCCaccaatgaggaggaggaggaccggtCGGCGGGACCCGAGGCGACCGGCGCCCACGCAAACGACGCTGTGAACCAACCGGACGCCCAGGGGCGTGTCTTGGTCAACCTGAACCACCCAACCGAGGAGGCAGACCTGTTCCTCTCCCCTCAGCTGGCCCGGGTCGTCAAACCTCATCAG ATCGGTGGGATCCGTTTCCTCTATGACAACCTGGTTGAGTCTCTGGAGCGCTATGAGAGCAGCGGTGGCTTCGGCTGTATCCTGGCCCACAGCATGGGCCTGGGCAAGACCCTGCAGGTCATCTCCTTCATAGACGTTGTGCTCAGACACACCCAGGCCCACACTGTGCTCGCCATCGTGCCT gTCAACACGCTACAGAACTGGCTGGCCGAATTTAACCTCTGGGTCCCGACCTTTGATGCGCTACCCGTGGACGTGGACCCCACCCAGGTCTCCCCGCGCACCTTCAAGGTCCACATCCTGAACGACGAGCACAA AACCACGACTACCAGAGCGAAGGTGATCTCTGACTGGTCGCGGGACGGCGGCGTGCTCCTGATGGGATATGAGATGTATCGCCTGCTGTCCCTGAAGAAGAGCTTTGTGGCGGGCCGGAAGAAGTCCAAGAAGGCCCAAGGACCGGTGGTCATCGACCTGGACGAAGAGGACCGGCATCAGGAGCTCCTCAAAG GCATAGAGAAGGCCCTGTCTCGCCCCGGCCCGGACATGGTGATCTGTGACGAGGGCCACCGCATTAAGAACTGCCACGCCAGCACCTCGCAGGCCCTGAAGAACATCCGTACCCGGCGGCGTGTGGTCCTCACGGGATACCCCCTCCAGAACAACCTGATAGAGTACTGGTGCATGGTGGACTTTGTCAGGCCTGACTTCCTGGGCACCAGGCAGGAGTTCAGTAACATGTTTGAGAGGCCCATTCTGAACGGGCAGTGTGTGGACAGCACGCCGCAGGACGTCCAACTGATGAGATACCGAAGTCATGTCCTCCATAGCCTGCTGGAGGGCTTTGTCCAGAG GCGTGGTCACGACGTGTTGAGAGACCAGCTCCCCTCCAAGGATGAGCACGTGATACTGGTGCGACTGTCGCCCCTGCAGAGGGCCCTCTACACAGAGTTTATGAACCGCTTCAGAGAGGCAGGCAACAGCGGCTGGCTCAGCCTCAACCCACTCAAGGCCTTCTGCGTCTgctgcaag ATCTGGAACCACACAGACGTGCTGTACGAGACACTGCAGAAGGAGAATCTGGCCAATGAGCAGGACCTGGACCTGGATGACATCACCAACAGCCACGCCCGCTGCCCCGCCCCCAACCAGAAGGGCAAGACTCCGGAGGACCCCAACAGCATCGGAGGGCTGAGTCTCAACGCTCTGCAGGAGAAGGCCAATCAGGTCATCACCTACGAATGG GCGAAGGAGATCATGTCTGACTATAAGCCAGGGATTTTGGAGAACTCTGCTAAGATGGTCCTGCTGTTCCACCTGATCGACGAGAGCGTCAGGAAGGGAGACAAGATCTTGGTCTTCAG CCAGAGTTTGTCCACCCTCTCGGTCATCGAGGAATTCTTGGCCAAGAGGCCCATACCGGCGGGCAGTGCCAGAGAGGGCCACAACCAAAACTGGCTCCGCAACCACAACTACTACA GACTGGATGGGAGCACGTCtgcctccgagagagagagactcatcaaCCAGTTCAACGACCCGTCCAACACCTCCACTTTGGTCTTTCTGCTTTCCACCAG GGCTGGCTGCCTGGGGGTAAACCTGATCGGGGCTAACCGCGTGGTGGTTTTCGATGCCTCCTGGAACCCCTGTCACGACGCCCAGGCTGTGTGTAGAGTATACCGCTACGGCCAGAAGAAACCCTGCCACATCTTCCGCCTGGTCTGTGACTTCACCCTGGAGAAGAAGATCTACGACCGACAGATCTCCAAGCAGGGCATGTCTG ACCGAGTGGTGGATGACCTGAACCCCATGCTGTCGTTCACACGGCGGGAGGTGGAGTCTCTGCTGCACTTTGTGGAGGAGGAGCCTGACGTGTCACAGGTGCAGCTGCAGTCCCGCCAGGAGATGGAGGCGAGCATCAGACAGGCCTGCCAGCTCTACCCTCACTTAGTCACCAAG CAACCCTTCCACCACGATTCTCTCCTGGTGGACCGGCGGGAGATGAAGCTCACCAAAGCAGAGAAGAAGGCTGCCAAAAAGAGCTACGAGGACGAGAAGCGTGCGTCGGTGCCCTACACGCGGCCCTCTTACGCCCACTACTACCCCGCCAGCGACCAGAGCCTCACCAACATCCCTGCCTTCAGCCAGCGCAACTG GCGCCCACCCCCTCGCCAAGAGGAGAAGCCCGTGGCCAGCGTCCGCCCCGTTCAGTCAACTCCAATTCCCATGTTGCCTCGCCAGGCGTCCCATGCCTCCGCCTCCACGGCAGATTCCGACTCCAGCTCGGGCTTTCCCGTCAACTACCTGCAGAAGGCAGGCGTCTTCGTCCAGAAGATCGTCACCACCACAGATATCGTGATACCAGGAACCAACAGTTCAACTGATGTCAAGGCCAGGATCAGTGCAGGAGAGAGCATCCATGTCATCAGAGGAACTAAAGGGACCTACATCAGAACCTGTGACGGGAGGATCTTTGCCATCCGTGCTGCAAGCAAGCTCAAGGCAGGGGAGGAGAACTCAGCCGTTGCACCCAAAAGTAGCAATCCCAACTCAACTCTTA acACCCAGAAGGCATCGGAGGACTCGGCGAACGGCACCAGCGGCTGTGTGACTCGCCCGCTCTCCCCTGACAGCCCCGAGATCCTGAGCGAGCTCCAGAGGTACACAGCTGCATCCGGAAACAAGATCCAGCAGCAGCAGGCCTCCAAGGCTCTGTCTGCAGGATCCTTGGACACGGCGCTGGCAGAGAGCACCAATGGCAGCAGCGTGACCAGCCATGTCAAGCCCTGGGGAGAGACCACGGCCCAGCCCAACACAGACTCCACGGCCGCCCTGGACCTGAAGGGCACCAAGCGCAAAGCCTCCACCCCGTCTGCCGACGAATGGGCCAACAACAAGCAGCTGGCCCCCGGCAAGCGCACCTCGGCCCCGTTGCCCCCCCGGGGCTTTCCCTTCACCAGGGGTTACGGCCTCCCGCCCATGGGCCTCAACCCGGCCATGCTGGGTTCCATTGAGCAACCCCTTTTCATGGGAACTGGCTCGCCCTACTTCCAGCCCCACAGCCAGATGGGTGACCCCTGTCTCATGTTCcccatgacctctgaccccttCGGCCTGGGTGACGGCACCCTAACTAGCTCCTCCTCCAggtcttcctcctccaccactaccagcTCCTCCTCGGCTGCCTCTGACTCGGCCTCCCTGGCTCCCTTCATGCTGGGTGCTGGTATGGCTGGCATGCTGCCCCCAGATTTCCCCATGTCCTACGGCCAGTCCGTGGGCATGTACCCGAGCTCGCTGCTCCCTGGGGGGCTCCCGGCCGCCACCCCAGGCCCCGCTGGCTCCAGCTTCCTCTCCCACTTCCCCTCCTCTGGCCTGATGGGGGCGGGGCTGGGTCGCTCTGACGCCCACGGCTCGGCAGAGAACGCAGGTAGTAGCTCAGACAGCGATGACGATGATGTCATTGAGGTGACTGGACAATGA